One Prosthecobacter debontii DNA window includes the following coding sequences:
- a CDS encoding DUF1592 domain-containing protein, with translation MLVVPCLIQAETIADKELTGLQAEAKKAFKEHVAPFVKDFCLDCHGNRRTKGGLNLEPALKNPGESSASRKWMQAFANVNAHDMPPDDSDQPAAKERQQFLDALNQIKYLSHKDPGPFVIRRLTKVEYGNTLHDLFGVDAAVAKELPDEVAGQGYLNSLSPMQTEQYLEIANAVLDQIWPEAGQPSAHFQKHWLDQSSTSTATQLASSWARQAFRRPASEEEVTLLTKVYALGQQNKLDHSASLRLMLKAVLVSPQFLFITPAQATAAGQKIVPLDDYQLASRLSYLLWATMPDSELSALADAGTLHEPGVLKAQVKRLLTDARSRALFDGFGAQWLGLGGLDSKTFDAKKFPQMTPALRTAMYEEARLFFGSIVRENRSVVAFIQSDYTFLNEPLAAIYGLEKEVTGTKMRKVKLTNANRGGILGMPGILATTSFPNRTSAVNRGVWVLEQVLGEHVPPAPPNVPALEKQNQKQVENLTLRQRTELHRTNAVCANCHKILDPIGFGLENFDAIGRWRDTDDAGGAIDAAGELPGGKHFTSPKELKSIIAARKDDLARNLTEKLLAYALCRQLEGYDKIVVDQLLKTIAKDGYRMQTLISEVVASYPFLNRRIED, from the coding sequence ATGCTGGTGGTCCCATGTCTGATCCAAGCAGAGACCATCGCTGACAAAGAACTGACAGGTTTACAAGCCGAGGCCAAAAAAGCGTTCAAGGAGCATGTGGCCCCTTTCGTCAAAGACTTCTGCCTGGACTGTCACGGCAATCGGCGCACCAAGGGAGGCCTGAATCTCGAACCCGCTCTGAAAAATCCCGGCGAGTCTTCCGCCAGCCGGAAATGGATGCAGGCATTTGCCAACGTCAACGCCCATGACATGCCGCCCGATGACTCGGATCAACCGGCAGCGAAAGAGCGGCAGCAGTTTCTGGATGCTCTGAATCAGATCAAATACCTGAGCCATAAAGACCCGGGGCCGTTTGTCATCCGACGTCTGACCAAAGTGGAGTATGGCAATACGCTGCATGATCTGTTTGGTGTGGATGCAGCGGTCGCGAAGGAGCTACCCGATGAAGTGGCCGGGCAAGGCTATCTCAACTCGCTCTCCCCGATGCAAACGGAGCAGTATTTGGAGATTGCCAATGCGGTGCTGGATCAAATCTGGCCCGAAGCAGGTCAACCCTCGGCACACTTTCAAAAACATTGGTTAGACCAATCCTCCACAAGCACGGCCACTCAACTGGCAAGTTCCTGGGCCAGACAGGCGTTTCGACGCCCAGCTTCCGAAGAAGAAGTGACCCTGCTCACAAAGGTTTATGCACTCGGTCAGCAGAACAAACTGGATCACTCTGCCTCTCTCAGGCTGATGTTGAAAGCGGTTCTAGTCTCTCCGCAGTTTCTCTTCATCACCCCCGCACAGGCCACCGCCGCAGGCCAGAAGATCGTGCCATTGGATGACTATCAACTGGCCTCCCGCCTCTCCTATCTGCTATGGGCCACCATGCCCGACTCGGAACTGAGTGCCCTGGCCGATGCAGGCACACTGCATGAGCCCGGCGTCTTGAAAGCCCAAGTCAAACGCCTGCTGACCGATGCCAGATCACGCGCCTTATTTGATGGCTTTGGGGCGCAGTGGCTAGGCTTGGGAGGGCTAGATAGTAAGACCTTCGATGCCAAGAAATTCCCCCAGATGACCCCCGCTCTACGCACCGCCATGTATGAGGAAGCGCGGCTCTTTTTCGGCAGCATCGTACGAGAGAATCGCAGTGTGGTCGCCTTCATTCAAAGCGACTACACCTTCCTCAATGAGCCGCTTGCTGCCATCTACGGATTGGAGAAAGAAGTGACGGGCACCAAGATGCGCAAGGTCAAGCTGACCAACGCCAACCGCGGTGGTATCCTCGGTATGCCCGGCATCCTGGCCACCACCTCCTTCCCAAACCGGACCAGTGCCGTCAACCGCGGTGTCTGGGTGCTGGAACAGGTGCTGGGTGAGCATGTGCCTCCTGCACCACCGAATGTCCCGGCCCTGGAAAAGCAGAATCAGAAGCAGGTGGAGAACCTGACGCTACGCCAACGCACCGAACTCCACCGCACGAATGCTGTGTGTGCGAACTGCCACAAGATCCTCGACCCCATTGGATTCGGTCTCGAGAACTTTGATGCGATTGGTCGTTGGCGTGATACCGATGATGCAGGAGGTGCCATTGATGCGGCAGGTGAACTGCCGGGAGGAAAACACTTCACCTCTCCCAAAGAACTGAAGAGCATCATCGCCGCACGAAAGGATGACTTGGCCCGAAACCTCACCGAAAAACTTCTGGCCTATGCCCTGTGCCGACAGCTGGAAGGCTATGACAAAATCGTCGTGGATCAGCTTCTAAAAACCATCGCCAAGGATGGTTATCGGATGCAAACGCTCATCAGTGAAGTGGTGGCCAGCTACCCGTTTTTGAATCGGCGGATCGAAGATTAA
- a CDS encoding YciI family protein, translated as MKYICLGYIEPNKLESLPENECHAMMDDCFRYDDELRSHGHFAGGHALQGPNTAMTLRWQDGQVTVTDGPYAETKEQLGGILILEARDLNHAIELMSKHPGVKAGPFEIRPAADLNEMIEASEKRRA; from the coding sequence ATGAAATACATCTGCCTAGGTTACATCGAACCCAACAAACTGGAGTCTCTGCCGGAAAACGAATGCCATGCAATGATGGACGACTGCTTCCGCTATGATGATGAACTGAGAAGCCATGGCCACTTTGCAGGAGGCCATGCGCTGCAAGGCCCGAATACGGCCATGACCCTACGCTGGCAGGATGGCCAAGTGACGGTCACGGATGGCCCCTATGCAGAAACAAAAGAGCAACTCGGCGGCATTCTGATCCTGGAAGCTCGTGACCTCAATCACGCCATCGAACTCATGTCCAAGCACCCCGGTGTGAAAGCGGGACCGTTTGAGATTCGCCCTGCCGCGGATCTAAATGAAATGATTGAGGCCAGCGAGAAGCGTCGAGCCTAA
- a CDS encoding RNA polymerase sigma factor, with protein MQDTAPEQIRAKLESLYRAESGRIRATLIRLLGQFDLAEDALHDAFTAALEHWPREGEPANPTAWLISTGRFKAIDTLRRRARFDAKLEKIAAQLESAAICEPLDSQEEHIGDDRLRLIFTCCHPALAPEGRIALTLREICGLTTEEVARAFLIPAPTLAQRIVRAKAKIREARLPYEVPDREALPERLPPVLQVIYLVFNEGYFASSGASLTRLDLSAEAIRLGRLVMELLPEPEVQGLLALMLLQESRRSARSAASGELILLEDQDRSLWNRSLIEEGIALVEQALISRRFGPYTLQAAIAAVHAESPNATATDWPQIVALYTKLAEVAPSPIVELNRAAAVAMRDGPEAGLKLMDALMKSGELSRYALSHSARADLHRRLGQHEEARAAYECALVHSQLEPERRFIERRLRELASV; from the coding sequence ATGCAAGACACAGCTCCGGAACAGATTCGAGCCAAACTGGAATCGCTTTATCGGGCGGAATCGGGGCGTATCCGAGCGACCCTGATTCGGCTGCTGGGTCAATTTGATCTGGCGGAGGATGCTCTGCACGATGCCTTTACCGCAGCTCTGGAGCATTGGCCGCGTGAGGGAGAGCCAGCCAACCCCACCGCTTGGTTGATCTCCACAGGACGTTTCAAGGCCATTGATACATTGCGACGTCGCGCGCGCTTTGATGCCAAGCTGGAAAAGATCGCTGCACAGCTGGAATCCGCAGCCATCTGTGAGCCGTTAGACTCCCAGGAAGAGCACATCGGAGATGACCGTTTGCGATTGATCTTCACCTGCTGTCATCCGGCCCTGGCTCCGGAGGGCCGCATCGCCCTGACGCTGCGTGAAATTTGCGGCCTAACCACAGAAGAAGTCGCGCGCGCCTTCCTCATTCCCGCCCCCACTTTGGCTCAGCGGATTGTTCGAGCGAAGGCCAAGATCCGCGAAGCCCGTCTTCCTTATGAAGTGCCTGATCGTGAGGCCTTGCCCGAGCGGCTGCCCCCCGTGCTGCAAGTGATCTATCTGGTCTTCAATGAAGGTTATTTTGCCTCCTCCGGCGCGTCTCTCACCCGCTTGGACCTTTCTGCCGAAGCGATTCGGCTGGGGCGGCTTGTGATGGAGCTTTTGCCGGAACCTGAAGTGCAGGGCCTGCTCGCTCTGATGCTCCTGCAAGAGTCTCGCCGGTCGGCCCGGAGCGCGGCCTCGGGAGAACTCATCCTGCTGGAAGATCAGGATCGTTCCTTGTGGAATCGCTCCTTGATCGAGGAAGGGATCGCCCTGGTCGAGCAAGCCCTGATCTCCCGCCGCTTTGGTCCCTACACTCTCCAAGCAGCCATTGCGGCGGTGCATGCAGAGTCTCCGAATGCGACCGCCACCGATTGGCCTCAGATCGTCGCGCTTTATACCAAACTGGCTGAAGTCGCCCCGTCCCCCATCGTCGAACTGAATCGAGCGGCGGCTGTAGCGATGCGAGACGGCCCTGAAGCAGGTCTGAAGCTCATGGACGCCCTGATGAAATCGGGTGAACTGTCACGCTACGCGCTGAGCCATTCGGCGCGGGCGGATTTACACCGACGTCTCGGTCAGCATGAAGAAGCCCGGGCGGCCTACGAATGCGCTCTCGTGCATTCCCAGTTGGAACCTGAACGCCGATTCATCGAGCGACGCCTGAGGGAATTGGCCTCAGTGTGA